From the bacterium genome, one window contains:
- the asnS gene encoding asparagine--tRNA ligase: MEKRFYIKNAKDHVGQEVTVRGWVYNYRGHGKVRFIVARDGTGMMQCVLFKGETPEDTFSAFEDITQESSIIITGVIREEPRAVGGYEMGVTGLNILQTAQDYPIQPKEHGTEFLLDNRHLWLRSSQQWAIIRVRNALVLSIRSYLDNNGFILIDTPILTGSIGEEGQTLFETKYFDLGNAYLAQTGQLYLEAAMFAHNLVYDFGPTFRAEKSKTRRHLTEFWMVDVEEAFYDNDDNMDLQEELVRAIIEETVKVCKNELEILERNTEKLLAGVEKPFARISYDDAIELLNSKGEQIVWGEDIGGAAETIISDSFGTPVFIYDYPKKIKAFYMKQHPDNPDLVKCSDLIAPEGYGEIIGASQREENIDALVGRIREEGLPEEAYSWYLDLRRYGSVPHSGFGLGLERTVAWICGINHIREAIPFPRMIYRLNP; this comes from the coding sequence ATAAAAAACGCTAAAGACCATGTCGGACAAGAGGTTACTGTTCGCGGATGGGTTTATAACTACCGCGGTCACGGTAAGGTTAGGTTTATTGTAGCTAGAGACGGCACGGGCATGATGCAATGTGTTCTTTTTAAAGGCGAGACCCCGGAGGATACATTTTCTGCTTTTGAAGATATAACACAGGAGTCCTCGATAATTATTACTGGTGTCATTCGAGAGGAACCTCGAGCAGTGGGTGGTTACGAGATGGGTGTCACCGGCCTCAATATATTACAAACCGCGCAGGATTATCCTATACAACCGAAAGAGCATGGCACCGAGTTCCTTCTCGATAACAGGCATCTATGGCTAAGAAGCAGTCAACAGTGGGCGATAATACGAGTCCGTAACGCGCTAGTTTTATCTATAAGGAGCTACCTCGATAATAACGGATTCATTCTCATAGACACACCTATTCTCACAGGCTCCATTGGCGAGGAGGGCCAGACGCTTTTTGAGACTAAATATTTCGATCTCGGTAATGCCTATCTTGCGCAGACTGGTCAGCTTTATTTAGAGGCTGCCATGTTCGCGCATAACCTCGTCTATGATTTTGGCCCTACTTTTCGCGCGGAAAAATCGAAGACGCGACGCCATCTCACAGAATTTTGGATGGTCGATGTCGAGGAAGCCTTCTACGATAACGACGACAATATGGACCTTCAAGAAGAGCTAGTCCGAGCGATAATCGAAGAGACGGTTAAGGTCTGTAAAAACGAGCTCGAAATCCTCGAACGCAACACCGAAAAGCTTCTTGCTGGAGTAGAAAAACCTTTTGCACGAATATCCTATGACGATGCTATCGAGCTATTAAATAGCAAGGGCGAGCAAATTGTCTGGGGCGAGGATATCGGGGGCGCTGCTGAGACGATAATATCCGATTCTTTTGGCACGCCTGTGTTTATCTATGATTATCCAAAGAAAATTAAAGCCTTCTATATGAAACAACACCCAGATAACCCCGATTTGGTGAAATGCTCGGATCTTATTGCACCTGAAGGTTATGGCGAGATTATCGGAGCAAGCCAGCGAGAAGAGAACATCGATGCGTTGGTTGGAAGAATACGCGAGGAGGGCCTCCCAGAGGAGGCATACAGCTGGTATCTCGATCTTAGACGCTATGGCTCGGTTCCACATTCGGGCTTTGGCCTCGGTTTAGAGCGCACTGTCGCTTGGATTTGCGGGATAAACCATATTCGTGAGGCTATACCTTTTCCTAGA